The genomic stretch CGCTCCAAGCCCTAAAACGGGCGCCAAGGCTGAGCCAGGGAAACAAACTGTACCAGCATCATTTGCACCCGTAAccaaggtgaaaaaatggtatagagagTCAGGTCGTTCAGAATGCAGAGAGCCTTCTGCTAGGCCTACGTATAGAGAAGACGAGGCCGGGCCatcagaggagcaggaggatgaagaggaagacTTTGCAAAAACAGCAGTACCTAGCCGAAACCTATACGAGCGTGAGCTATGAGATGTGAGAAAAGATTTCTCTCGCTGTATAGGTGACTTTacagcttctcgctctgtcctgccagcgggcaggctgggggtgcagcaagagctgggaggggacagacccaggacggctgacccaaactggacaaaggggtattccatgccatctggggtcatgctggACAGTATATAGGGGGGACtagccggggagggggggccaCACTCTTAGGGGTTAGACTGGGCATCGGTCAACGGGTGGTGAGCAATCACATCATGCATCACTTGTTCTGTAcacatcttttttattattgttattgttgttgttattattattttctgtcctaataaactgtgTCTATCTCTACTCACAAGCTTAAGTTTCTCGTTTCTTTCCCCCATCCTGGGAAGGGGTGGAAAGGGTTGTATAGTGTTTAgttgccagctgggttaaaccacaacacacacaTCCTGCATCAGCTCCCAGCGACGCACAGTCCAAGTTTCAAAGTCATCTCCTCCAAAGACAAGCTTCAACAACTCAGGGGTGCACTTCCCCTGAAGGTGTCACAGGTTCCAGGCTAAACCTGCTGTGTACCATCCTTCATAACCACTCCACACACCAGTCCCCTAAGGGCATTCCCCCCCAGTGGCTGGCAGACACCAAGAGAGCCGAGGATGCCCACTGCCATGGGGAACCTGCAGGAAAGGCTCGGCTCAGGTCTCAGAGCTAGGGCTGGGTGCATTTTTGAGCTGCTAAATGTCCATTTGCTGATTCACATTGCTGGGATTCTCAAAGTACCGTTGCAAGAGACTTGCCATCTGGGGGCTTCATCCAGGTTCTACCCCCACAGCGGACAACATCAGCCACAGCATGTCATTAATGCAGAgcgaagaagaggaggaggtgtcCCAGCAACATCAGCATGCTGgtcttggtggtggtggggacagcagaggactcagctggaggcagagggaaaaCCAAGACATGAGAGCAGCCCAAGTGGGACCACCGCAGGGCTGGAACATGCAGCCCCACGGTCCCCTCCGCGGGGGGCTCGTGCCCATGGGAAAAGGGACCTGACCCCTGGGACACCCGGCAGCCACCTCCCACCCATCTCACCCAGGTTCTGCCACCTGGTACAGCCGGTACCTGTCCACGAGCAGGGGTGCCTGCGGGTCAGCTGGGCGCTGCTGGAGGACATGGGGTTGCTGGCCCTGCAGGTGTAGGTTTCCAGGGAGGGGTTGAAGGAGAGGGGCAGGGTGCTGTTGGTGCTGTTAGAGCCCCCTGCACGACCCTGCTGGCGGGCATCCACTCATAGGTCACGTCTTCCAGCTGCACCCAGCACTCCAGGGTGACATCGCAGCGCTCCGGGTTGTCCCCGTTCACTATGGCACGCACGGTAGGTTTGGGGACCACATCTGCAAGAGGCACTGGGATGTCACAGCCTGTCCTGTCCCCACCAGAGGGGTGCCAGGACCACCACCCTCCCCGCCCAGGCTCACCATACACCTTCAGGTAGATGCTGTAGGTGTGCTCCTTGCTCGCCTTGTCCTCCAGGTACATCCAGTAGATGTTGCTGTCGTTTTTCTGCAAGCTGCTGATCTTCAGCGTACTGTTGGGGAAGAGCTCAAGGCGGTCCTTGAAAGGGCCATCGAGGTACCGGACTCCCTTCCCGTACTCATGGATGGCAATCTTCAGGGAGCTGCCGCAGTACCAGTGGCTTTGGTGGTAGGTGGTTGTCAGGTTCTGCAGTGGGGGGCTGAAGTATACTACACCTCCCACCACCCCTACTGCCTCCGAGGTAGCCGCCTGCACCCGTGCtgtggggagagcagagagTTGTGCTACCAGGCATGGCTCAGGGGGATAGGGAAGCCCCTTGCCTCAGCCACCCGCCTTTGTAGCCCCCTGGGGCTGTGAGGCGTCAgaaaaggctgcccagggaaggggctggggcacCATTCCTGGACATATCTGgtgtggtgctcagggacacGGTCTCCTGGCAGACCTGGCAGTGCAAGGGTAACGGTTGGACCTGGTGGCCACGGTGCTctttgcccagggaggtggtggggttACCGCCCCTGGGGGtcttcaaggaaaggttggacgtggtgcttggggacatgggttagtgggtgactGGGGTGGTAGGGGGTGGTTGGATCTCAATGAGCTTGGAGGGCTTGTCCAAAGTTAAAgattttgtgacattttttccaaaataaacgTTTCCATGCAATGCCCCATAGTGGGAACAGGCAGAGGCTCATCGGCCCGACTCCTGCCTCCGCAGAAGTTAGAGTTAGGGCATATATCCAAGAGTGCTGTCCACTTGCTTGAGCATTGACTGTCTTGGGGCCATGGCCATGACCCCACAAACTTCTTCCAGGGCCTGACCAAAGCAAAGTTTTGCCTAACAGCCGGTCTGGCCACCCCCGGCTCCATTTCCTCACATCCTGTCACCATAGAGAAGAGACCAGggcctgtgccagtgctgccctcatgaggaagctgctggctgccatgaggcctcccctcagcctgctcctctcAGGGCTACACAAACCTCGCACATCGCGCCCTCTGgtccttgccatgggcaggggaaGGGTGGCCATTTTGGCTGCCTCAGCCCCAAATGCCCTGTCCCCCCCTGCAGGGCCACgctccagctgcctgcccccGTGTCCGTACACATCCGTGCCTTCCCTTTTCTCAACGCTTGGAGCGTATTGGGAGGCATGGCTTCATGCCGAGCTCTGTCACTGACATTTTTGCttccactttttcttccttttgtcccccctccccagctcacTCGGCAGCCCTGCTTGCCGGGACACCAGTGTGCCCCATGGGGAGCGAGACGGACACCGGGGTTTCTCTGCAGGTCACAGCTTGGGGGTGGGAATTGCTGGAGAAAAGACTGAGGATGGGAAAGGCTCTTGTAGGACGGGCGACCCACAGGCACCACCCTATTgcccacctccaccaccaccaccaccactgcccTCCTCAGCACCATCCGCCCCCAGACCGGCATCACAGCCCACCCGGCACCCTTGCCCCGGAGgacaccccccccacacaccctgATGTTACCTTGCACAACAGAGAGGATGAAGAGGAGCTCTGCTGCAAGCCCAATCGCCATCTTCACTGCGGTTTGGCACGCAATATTATCTCTGGAACTCACATGGCTCCAGCACAGAAACCCACCAAACCCCCAGCTCTCCGGTCAAAAAAGTACATTCAGACGAAAAATAAAGAGTGCACCgtttcttcctcttttgtgTCCTCCAGCCTGAGAGAGCCGGAGGGCGGCAGTCAAGCTGAGGAAGGGGAGGTTTCGGCTacacatcaggaagaggttcttctcCGAGGGTGGTCGCACAAAGGAACAGGCTCTCCAgagaagtagtcactgcaccaagcctgtctgaatttaagaagcgtttggactgtgcacttagaCACATGGTCAAAACTTCTGGatagacctgtgcggtgccaggagttggactcgatgatccttgtgggtgggtcccttccaactcgcgatattctatggttctttTGGGGGCAAAGGGCAGCGAAGTCCTGTGCTGGGGGCAACCAAACACTTGTGAAGGAAGGGCGATGGCAGCACCTGCTGAGCCCTGACCCAGTTTAATTTCAGCCCTCTGCAGTTCACACCCATCAGGGAGGAGGTCCGATGCCAGCAAGAGGTGTTCCTATGAAT from Aythya fuligula isolate bAytFul2 chromosome 28, bAytFul2.pri, whole genome shotgun sequence encodes the following:
- the LOC116499539 gene encoding LOW QUALITY PROTEIN: CD48 antigen-like (The sequence of the model RefSeq protein was modified relative to this genomic sequence to represent the inferred CDS: deleted 2 bases in 1 codon); translation: CVPNRSEDGDWACSRAPLHPLCCASTLKISSLQKNDSNIYWMYLEDKASKEHTYSIYLKVYDVVPKPTVRAIVNGDNPERCDVTLECWVQLEDVTYEWMPASRVVQGSNSTNSTLPLSFNPSLETYTCRASNPMSSSSAQLTRRHPCSWTAESSAVPTTTKTSMLMLLGHLLLFFALH